One window of Halichondria panicea chromosome 7, odHalPani1.1, whole genome shotgun sequence genomic DNA carries:
- the LOC135338534 gene encoding probable gluconokinase, with the protein MVVLVVMGVCGCGKSTIGKALAIEYGVEFCDADDVHPASNVEKMRRGESLTDLDRLPWLQLLHTRLASWESGRCDSVRGVSGVMACSALKQQYRDILSGHKQSDTNQTIFVYLRGTREVILERLSTRRGHFMPLSLLDSQLSDLEEPWHSCVTVDITGDIDSVVARVKEQVDLHVLH; encoded by the exons ATGGTTGTGCTGGTGGTTATGGGAGTGTGTGGCTGTGGAAA GTCGACTATTGGCAAGGCTTTGGCTATTgag TATGGAGTTGAGTTTTGTGATGCTGATGACGTCCATCCTGCCAGTAATGTGGAGAAGATGAGACGAGGGGAATCTTTAACTGATCTG GATCGCCTACCCTGGTTGCAGCTACTGCACACTCGACTAGCCTCGTGGGAGAGTGGGCGTTGTGAcagtgtgaggggtgtgagtggtgtgatGGCGTGCTCTGCTCTCAAGCAACAATACAGAGATATTCTATCCGGACATAAACAATCTGACACAAACCAGACTATCTTTGTTTACCTCCGAGGTACTCGTGAAGTTATACTGGAGCGGTTGTCGACAAGGAGAGGCCATTTCATGCCATTGTCACTACTGGACTCTCAGTTGAGTGATTTAGAGGAGCCGTGGCATTCATGCGTGACAGTGGACATTACAGGAGACATTGATAGTGTAGTAGCTAGAGTCAAGGAACAAGTGGACTTGCATGTGCTACACTAG
- the LOC135338522 gene encoding cell death-inducing p53-target protein 1 homolog isoform X1 — protein MSSGGFFTATGGGYAVTPGYQPVGFDSPPAYASNPSAPPPNGQPAPQYPGNQLPPYYYPQAPRGPPQQQCAQYPQAGYVQQQSSNNVVVVQQSAAAFPVVVRPDGYQPEAGQAALVFAMIITIFSLIFGCWWSVVCSIPGIVFANSATSAGIHGNLEGVRSNNHLSYGCTIGAIVGAVVGVGAIVGLVFGLTTNRNTCYYNYYYCY, from the exons ATGTCTTCTGGAGGATTCTTCACAG ccACTGGTGGTGGCTATGCAGTGACTCCTGGCTACCAACCAGTAGGCTTTGACTCTCCTCCTGCGTATGCTTCTAACCCCAGTGCACCCCCTCCCAATGGTCAGCCAGCTCCTCAATATCCTGGCAACCAATTGCCTCCCTACTACTATCCACAAGCACCCAGAGGGCCTCCACAACAA CAGTGTGCCCAGTATCCCCAAGCAGGCTATGTTCAACAACAGAGTAGTAACAACGTGGTGGTCGTCCAACAGTCAGCTGCTGCATTTCCAGTGGTAGTACGACCAGATGGCTATCAACCAGAGGCTGGACAAGCTGCTCTTGTCTTTGCTATGATCATCACTATCTTTTCTCTCATCTTTGGTTGTTGGTGGAGCGTTGTGTGCAGCATACCAGGGATTGTGTTTGCAAATTCT GCTACGAGTGCTGGTATCCATGGCAACCTTGAGGGTGTCCGTTCAAACAACCACCTCTCCTACGGGTGCACTATTGGAGCTATTGTTGGAGCTGTCGTGGGTGTGGGGGCTATTGTGGGGCTCGTGTTTGGGCTAACAACAAATCGAAACACCTGCTATTAtaactactactactgctactaa
- the LOC135338522 gene encoding uncharacterized protein LOC135338522 isoform X2 — protein MSSGGFFTATGGGYAVTPGYQPVGFDSPPAYASNPSAPPPNGQPAPQYPGNQLPPYYYPQAPRGPPQQCAQYPQAGYVQQQSSNNVVVVQQSAAAFPVVVRPDGYQPEAGQAALVFAMIITIFSLIFGCWWSVVCSIPGIVFANSATSAGIHGNLEGVRSNNHLSYGCTIGAIVGAVVGVGAIVGLVFGLTTNRNTCYYNYYYCY, from the exons ATGTCTTCTGGAGGATTCTTCACAG ccACTGGTGGTGGCTATGCAGTGACTCCTGGCTACCAACCAGTAGGCTTTGACTCTCCTCCTGCGTATGCTTCTAACCCCAGTGCACCCCCTCCCAATGGTCAGCCAGCTCCTCAATATCCTGGCAACCAATTGCCTCCCTACTACTATCCACAAGCACCCAGAGGGCCTCCACAACAA TGTGCCCAGTATCCCCAAGCAGGCTATGTTCAACAACAGAGTAGTAACAACGTGGTGGTCGTCCAACAGTCAGCTGCTGCATTTCCAGTGGTAGTACGACCAGATGGCTATCAACCAGAGGCTGGACAAGCTGCTCTTGTCTTTGCTATGATCATCACTATCTTTTCTCTCATCTTTGGTTGTTGGTGGAGCGTTGTGTGCAGCATACCAGGGATTGTGTTTGCAAATTCT GCTACGAGTGCTGGTATCCATGGCAACCTTGAGGGTGTCCGTTCAAACAACCACCTCTCCTACGGGTGCACTATTGGAGCTATTGTTGGAGCTGTCGTGGGTGTGGGGGCTATTGTGGGGCTCGTGTTTGGGCTAACAACAAATCGAAACACCTGCTATTAtaactactactactgctactaa
- the LOC135338460 gene encoding uncharacterized protein LOC135338460 isoform X1, with amino-acid sequence MLLALKYWLDRVLAEGTFRALLLILISLDKGDVAIKVAQYLSAKSDDRIITNLIAKINTLETTFQELTKEALKRLKQSGVSVDDFYASITNMKQSLKYLSGKYVRECFKKVQTLAKIWGELNHFWDFLNYELFQHVVRVMFTEAGNPLLSQLAEYESDMDGFLSLTKLCDYFKVWPCTIDNPQAKEVRELKKVVLRVNKNWDDCTLRDIKNISSTFAQGFFLPREFLLVAGIGKSSVSILWSVPPSLANSIEEKVKQGKEHFLADNGFLSITIDGVQVYPLTPIKQASLQLMRMYTLTNKPKNLLHPYKLAQITKEEFQGYDAYTKRTLQGDKDDIHYDKSPTTLSTLGHLPDDSPARLVLVEGAPGVGKITFSLEACIKWANKELLKDTAILFLLPLRDRNVQNINNIDELVALIINSRDKSLVEELEANKGAGTAFWLDGWDEIASTLHGQSSFFDDLVSGEILPKARVIVTSRPWATENIKKRQPSQHIEIVASVQDQMDWVIELKKQSPPKTSTLLDQFLKYLDETPAIKGHMHTPLATSITLLVYQWCQESSFALPTMVTQLYTAYTCFCIHGYLDKHPHFEPKLWKTNNFSDLSQPLKSFFYSLSQLGLRGLLNNVPRLVFPDLPDHLRLETLGLMQTVDPLYTNEKSAVVSYHFNHLTLQEYLAAFSLSQMSDEERSAINQRRVNDGHFTEVLRFLSGLTKSSPILRDHMRRMLNSLKDKDILTVFHWLFVGGDKTSIAEVLGESRITVHSTYSWSALDYFVTGYCIARSNCAWDIDFNRSYMGDEKMTPFFQALCSVDGEQGNASITSIDFSLNDLTSQSLQYMHDIPGCSRITSPENPGCILQQS; translated from the exons ATGTTGCTGGCTCTGAAATACTGGCTGGACAGAGTTCTTGCCGAAGGCACATTCAGAGCTCTGCTACTTATCCTAATCTCCCTGGACAAAGGAGACGTTGCTATCAAGGTGGCACAGTACTTGTCAGCCAAAA GTGATGATCGAATTATTACCAACCTAATCGCAAAAATCAATACTCTGGAGACTACGTTCCAAGAGCTGACAAAAGAAGCCCTCAAACGACTCAAGCAATCTGGTGTTAGCGTCGACGATTTCTATGCTAGCATAACAAACATGAAACAATCGCTGAAATATCTCTCTGGAAAATACGTTCGGGAATGCTTCAAGAAAGTGCAAACGCTAGCAAAGATTTGGGGCGAGCTGAATCATTTTTGGGATTTCTTGAACTATGAGCTTTTCCAACATGTTGTTCGAGTCATGTTCACTGAAGCAGGCAATCCTTTACTGAGCCAACTAGCCGAGTATGAGAGTGATATGGATGGATTCTTGTCTTTAACAAAACTTTGTGATTACTTCAAAGTGTGGCCGTGTACCATTGATAATCCCCAAGCAAAGGAAGTCAGGGAACTAAAGAAAGTTGTATTGAGGGTGAATAAAAACTGGGACGATTGCACACTACGTGACATTAAGAACATCTCCAGTACTTTTGCTCAAGGGTTCTTCTTGCCACGTGAATTCTTGCTAGTAGCTGGTATTGGTAAAAGCAGTGTGTCCATCCTCTGGTCCGTCCCTCCTTCTCTGGCCAACTCAATAGAGGAAAAGGTGAAACAAGGAAAGGAGCACTTCTTAGCAGACAATGGCTTTCTATCCATCACCATCGATGGTGTCCAGGTCTACCCTCTTACTCCAATAAAACAGGCCTCTCTACAACTGATGAGAATGTACACGTTAACAAATAAACCCAAAAACCTTCTGCATCCTTACAAACTAGCTCAAATTACAAAAGAAGAATTCCAAGGTTATGATGCATATACAAAGCGCACACTGCAAGGAGATAAAGATGACATTCACTACGATAAATCACCAACAACTCTCAGCACTCTTGGCCATCTTCCCGATGACTCCCCTGCTCGACTGGTCCTAGTGGAGGGAGCTCCTGGTGTGGGCAAAATAACATTCAGTCTCGAGGCTTGTATCAAGTGGGCCAATAAAGAGCTGCTTAAAGACACTGCGATACTCTTCTTGCTGCCATTGAGAGACCGTAACGTTCAGAACATAAACAATATCGACGAATTAGTAGCCCTCATCATTAATTCTAGAGACAAGTCACTAGTGGAAGAGCTGGAAGCCAACAAAGGTGCTGGTACTGCCTTCTGGTTGGACGGCTGGGATGAGATTGCCTCCACCCTTCATGGTCAATCATCCTTCTTTGATGATCTAGTGTCTGGAGAAATCCTACCCAAAGCTAGAGTGATTGTGACAAGTCGACCCTGGGCCACTGAAAACATCAAGAAACGACAACCCTCACAGCACATTGAGATTGTAGCGTCTGTCCAAGACCAGATGGATTGGGTGATAGAGCTGAAGAAACAATCTCCACCAAAGACTTCTACCCTCCTAGACCAGTTCTTGAAATATTTGGATGAGACCCCTGCTATCAAAGGCcacatgcacacccccttAGCTACCAGCATCACCTTGTTGGTCTACCAGTGGTGCCAAGAGTCAAGCTTTGCCTTACCAACAATGGTGACCCAGCTGTACACCGCCTACACTTGCTTCTGTATTCATGGGTACCTGGACAAGCACCCTCACTTTGAGCCCAAGCTATGGAAAACCAATAACTTTAGCGATCTCTCCCAGCCTTTGAAATCGTTCTTCTATAGCCTTTCTCAACTTGGTTTGCGTGGCCTACTCAATAATGTACCACGACTGGTTTTCCCTGATCTTCCCGATCATCTCAGactggagactttgggactgATGCAGACAGTGGACCCTCTATACACCAATGAGAAGTCTGCTGTAGTTAGCTATCACTTCAACCACCTCACACTCCAAGAATATCTAGCTGCATTTTCGCTCTCACAGATGAGCGATGAAGAAAGAAGTGCGATTAATCAGAGGCGTGTCAATGATGGCCACTTCACTGAGGTCCTGAGGTTTCTCAGTGGACTAACCAAATCCTCTCCCATCCTCAGAGATCACATGAGGAGAATGCTCAATTCATTGAAAGACAAAGACATATTGACCGTCTTTCACTGGCTGTTTGTGGGAGGTGACAAAACTTCCATTGCTGAAGTTCTTGGAGAGAGTAGAATCACAGTTCACTCAACCTATTCCTGGTCTGCTCTTGACTATTTTGTGACTGGCTACTGCATTGCTCGATCCAACTGTGCATGGGATATTGATTTCAACCGCTCATACATGGGAGATGAGAAGATGACTCCATTCTTTCAAGCACTGTGCAGTGTCGATGGAGAGCAGGGAAATGCTTCCATCACATCAATAGATTTTAGCTTGAATGATCTCACCTCACAAAGCCTccaatacatgcatgacattcCTGGCTGCTCACGTATTACATCACCTGAAAACCCTGGATGTATCCTACAACAATCTTGA
- the LOC135338460 gene encoding uncharacterized protein LOC135338460 isoform X2: MKIEEHIESMCDDRIITNLIAKINTLETTFQELTKEALKRLKQSGVSVDDFYASITNMKQSLKYLSGKYVRECFKKVQTLAKIWGELNHFWDFLNYELFQHVVRVMFTEAGNPLLSQLAEYESDMDGFLSLTKLCDYFKVWPCTIDNPQAKEVRELKKVVLRVNKNWDDCTLRDIKNISSTFAQGFFLPREFLLVAGIGKSSVSILWSVPPSLANSIEEKVKQGKEHFLADNGFLSITIDGVQVYPLTPIKQASLQLMRMYTLTNKPKNLLHPYKLAQITKEEFQGYDAYTKRTLQGDKDDIHYDKSPTTLSTLGHLPDDSPARLVLVEGAPGVGKITFSLEACIKWANKELLKDTAILFLLPLRDRNVQNINNIDELVALIINSRDKSLVEELEANKGAGTAFWLDGWDEIASTLHGQSSFFDDLVSGEILPKARVIVTSRPWATENIKKRQPSQHIEIVASVQDQMDWVIELKKQSPPKTSTLLDQFLKYLDETPAIKGHMHTPLATSITLLVYQWCQESSFALPTMVTQLYTAYTCFCIHGYLDKHPHFEPKLWKTNNFSDLSQPLKSFFYSLSQLGLRGLLNNVPRLVFPDLPDHLRLETLGLMQTVDPLYTNEKSAVVSYHFNHLTLQEYLAAFSLSQMSDEERSAINQRRVNDGHFTEVLRFLSGLTKSSPILRDHMRRMLNSLKDKDILTVFHWLFVGGDKTSIAEVLGESRITVHSTYSWSALDYFVTGYCIARSNCAWDIDFNRSYMGDEKMTPFFQALCSVDGEQGNASITSIDFSLNDLTSQSLQYMHDIPGCSRITSPENPGCILQQS; the protein is encoded by the exons ATGAAGATTGAAGAACACATCGAATCAATGT GTGATGATCGAATTATTACCAACCTAATCGCAAAAATCAATACTCTGGAGACTACGTTCCAAGAGCTGACAAAAGAAGCCCTCAAACGACTCAAGCAATCTGGTGTTAGCGTCGACGATTTCTATGCTAGCATAACAAACATGAAACAATCGCTGAAATATCTCTCTGGAAAATACGTTCGGGAATGCTTCAAGAAAGTGCAAACGCTAGCAAAGATTTGGGGCGAGCTGAATCATTTTTGGGATTTCTTGAACTATGAGCTTTTCCAACATGTTGTTCGAGTCATGTTCACTGAAGCAGGCAATCCTTTACTGAGCCAACTAGCCGAGTATGAGAGTGATATGGATGGATTCTTGTCTTTAACAAAACTTTGTGATTACTTCAAAGTGTGGCCGTGTACCATTGATAATCCCCAAGCAAAGGAAGTCAGGGAACTAAAGAAAGTTGTATTGAGGGTGAATAAAAACTGGGACGATTGCACACTACGTGACATTAAGAACATCTCCAGTACTTTTGCTCAAGGGTTCTTCTTGCCACGTGAATTCTTGCTAGTAGCTGGTATTGGTAAAAGCAGTGTGTCCATCCTCTGGTCCGTCCCTCCTTCTCTGGCCAACTCAATAGAGGAAAAGGTGAAACAAGGAAAGGAGCACTTCTTAGCAGACAATGGCTTTCTATCCATCACCATCGATGGTGTCCAGGTCTACCCTCTTACTCCAATAAAACAGGCCTCTCTACAACTGATGAGAATGTACACGTTAACAAATAAACCCAAAAACCTTCTGCATCCTTACAAACTAGCTCAAATTACAAAAGAAGAATTCCAAGGTTATGATGCATATACAAAGCGCACACTGCAAGGAGATAAAGATGACATTCACTACGATAAATCACCAACAACTCTCAGCACTCTTGGCCATCTTCCCGATGACTCCCCTGCTCGACTGGTCCTAGTGGAGGGAGCTCCTGGTGTGGGCAAAATAACATTCAGTCTCGAGGCTTGTATCAAGTGGGCCAATAAAGAGCTGCTTAAAGACACTGCGATACTCTTCTTGCTGCCATTGAGAGACCGTAACGTTCAGAACATAAACAATATCGACGAATTAGTAGCCCTCATCATTAATTCTAGAGACAAGTCACTAGTGGAAGAGCTGGAAGCCAACAAAGGTGCTGGTACTGCCTTCTGGTTGGACGGCTGGGATGAGATTGCCTCCACCCTTCATGGTCAATCATCCTTCTTTGATGATCTAGTGTCTGGAGAAATCCTACCCAAAGCTAGAGTGATTGTGACAAGTCGACCCTGGGCCACTGAAAACATCAAGAAACGACAACCCTCACAGCACATTGAGATTGTAGCGTCTGTCCAAGACCAGATGGATTGGGTGATAGAGCTGAAGAAACAATCTCCACCAAAGACTTCTACCCTCCTAGACCAGTTCTTGAAATATTTGGATGAGACCCCTGCTATCAAAGGCcacatgcacacccccttAGCTACCAGCATCACCTTGTTGGTCTACCAGTGGTGCCAAGAGTCAAGCTTTGCCTTACCAACAATGGTGACCCAGCTGTACACCGCCTACACTTGCTTCTGTATTCATGGGTACCTGGACAAGCACCCTCACTTTGAGCCCAAGCTATGGAAAACCAATAACTTTAGCGATCTCTCCCAGCCTTTGAAATCGTTCTTCTATAGCCTTTCTCAACTTGGTTTGCGTGGCCTACTCAATAATGTACCACGACTGGTTTTCCCTGATCTTCCCGATCATCTCAGactggagactttgggactgATGCAGACAGTGGACCCTCTATACACCAATGAGAAGTCTGCTGTAGTTAGCTATCACTTCAACCACCTCACACTCCAAGAATATCTAGCTGCATTTTCGCTCTCACAGATGAGCGATGAAGAAAGAAGTGCGATTAATCAGAGGCGTGTCAATGATGGCCACTTCACTGAGGTCCTGAGGTTTCTCAGTGGACTAACCAAATCCTCTCCCATCCTCAGAGATCACATGAGGAGAATGCTCAATTCATTGAAAGACAAAGACATATTGACCGTCTTTCACTGGCTGTTTGTGGGAGGTGACAAAACTTCCATTGCTGAAGTTCTTGGAGAGAGTAGAATCACAGTTCACTCAACCTATTCCTGGTCTGCTCTTGACTATTTTGTGACTGGCTACTGCATTGCTCGATCCAACTGTGCATGGGATATTGATTTCAACCGCTCATACATGGGAGATGAGAAGATGACTCCATTCTTTCAAGCACTGTGCAGTGTCGATGGAGAGCAGGGAAATGCTTCCATCACATCAATAGATTTTAGCTTGAATGATCTCACCTCACAAAGCCTccaatacatgcatgacattcCTGGCTGCTCACGTATTACATCACCTGAAAACCCTGGATGTATCCTACAACAATCTTGA
- the LOC135338523 gene encoding uncharacterized protein LOC135338523 isoform X1 encodes MSSGGFFTATGGGYAVTPGYQAVNTKGFDSPPAYAPNPSAPSPNGQPAPQYPGNQVPPYYYPQAPRGPPQQQYAQYPQAGYVQQQSSNNVVVVQQSAAFPVVVRPDGYQPEAGQAALVFAMIITIFSLIFGCWWSVVCSIPGIVFANSATSAGIHGNHEGVRSNNHLSYGCTIGAIVGAIVGVGAIVGLVFGLTNTTLLL; translated from the exons ATGTCTTCCGGAGGATTCTTCACAG ccACTGGTGGTGGCTATGCAGTGACTCCTGGCTACCAAGCAGTAAACACAAAGGGCTTTGACTCTCCTCCTGCGTATGCTCCTAACCCCAGTGCACCCTCTCCCAATGGTCAGCCAGCTCCTCAATATCCTGGCAACCAAGTGCCTCCCTACTACTATCCACAAGCACCCAGAGGGCCTCCACAACAA CAGTATGCCCAGTATCCCCAAGCAGGCTATGTTCAACAACAGAGCAGTAACAACGTGGTGGTCGTCCAACAGTCAGCTGCATTTCCAGTGGTAGTACGACCAGATGGCTATCAACCAGAGGCTGGACAAGCTGCTCTTGTCTTTGCTATGATCATCACTATCTTTTCTCTCATCTTTGGTTGTTGGTGGAGCGTTGTGTGCAGCATACCAGGGATTGTGTTTGCAAACTCT GCTACGAGTGCTGgtatccatggcaaccatGAGGGGGTCCGTTCAAACAACCACCTCTCCTATGGGTGCACTATTGGAGCTATTGTTGGAGCTATCGTGGGTGTGGGGGCTATTGTGGGGCTCGTGTTTGGGCTAACAAATACAACCCTGCTATTataa
- the LOC135338523 gene encoding uncharacterized protein LOC135338523 isoform X2, whose product MSSGGFFTATGGGYAVTPGYQAVNTKGFDSPPAYAPNPSAPSPNGQPAPQYPGNQVPPYYYPQAPRGPPQQYAQYPQAGYVQQQSSNNVVVVQQSAAFPVVVRPDGYQPEAGQAALVFAMIITIFSLIFGCWWSVVCSIPGIVFANSATSAGIHGNHEGVRSNNHLSYGCTIGAIVGAIVGVGAIVGLVFGLTNTTLLL is encoded by the exons ATGTCTTCCGGAGGATTCTTCACAG ccACTGGTGGTGGCTATGCAGTGACTCCTGGCTACCAAGCAGTAAACACAAAGGGCTTTGACTCTCCTCCTGCGTATGCTCCTAACCCCAGTGCACCCTCTCCCAATGGTCAGCCAGCTCCTCAATATCCTGGCAACCAAGTGCCTCCCTACTACTATCCACAAGCACCCAGAGGGCCTCCACAACAA TATGCCCAGTATCCCCAAGCAGGCTATGTTCAACAACAGAGCAGTAACAACGTGGTGGTCGTCCAACAGTCAGCTGCATTTCCAGTGGTAGTACGACCAGATGGCTATCAACCAGAGGCTGGACAAGCTGCTCTTGTCTTTGCTATGATCATCACTATCTTTTCTCTCATCTTTGGTTGTTGGTGGAGCGTTGTGTGCAGCATACCAGGGATTGTGTTTGCAAACTCT GCTACGAGTGCTGgtatccatggcaaccatGAGGGGGTCCGTTCAAACAACCACCTCTCCTATGGGTGCACTATTGGAGCTATTGTTGGAGCTATCGTGGGTGTGGGGGCTATTGTGGGGCTCGTGTTTGGGCTAACAAATACAACCCTGCTATTataa
- the LOC135338527 gene encoding uncharacterized protein LOC135338527 produces the protein MSVTVNTPNIPNTYAAQPGYQPVSTQEFSQPPPPPAYTGYPPAAPQPQYYQPHPGYAQQQSSNNVVVVQQSAAVIPVIVRPDGYQSDAGQPALVFSMIITIFALICGCWWSIVCSIPGMVFATSATSAGIRGDREGVRSNNNLAYGCTIGAVVGGVVGVGAIVGLVFGLGAFRRSCYGSYCY, from the exons ATGTCTGTCACTGTCAACACACCAAATATTCCAA ataCGTACGCAGCTCAACCTGGCTACCAGCCTGTGTCTACGCAGGAATTTAGCCAACCGCCCCCTCCCCCAGCCTACACTGGGTACCCTCCAGCTGCCCCCCAACCACAGTACTACCAG CCTCACCCTGGCTACGCTCAACAACAGAGCAGTAACAATGTGGTAGTGGTCCAACAGTCAGCTGCAGTTATCCCTGTGATAGTACGACCAGATGGCTATCAATCAGATGCTGGACAACCTGCTCTTGTTTTTTCAATGATCATCACTATCTTTGCTCTCATCTGTGGCTGTTGGTGGAGCATTGTGTGCAGCATACCGGGAATGGTGTTTGCAACCTCC GCAACAAGTGCTGGTATCCGTGGTGACCGTGAGGGTGTCCGTTCAAACAACAACCTTGCCTACGGGTGCACTATTGGTGCTGTTGTTGGAGGtgttgtgggtgtgggggcTATTGTGGGGCTCGTGTTTGGACTGGGAGCATTCCGAAGAAGCTGCTATGGTAGTTACTGCTATTGA
- the LOC135338517 gene encoding cell death-inducing p53-target protein 1 homolog isoform X2, with the protein MAYPMQSDYPPPAPYPSSSGYPEQQPSAPYPTDAAKNPEAQGYPPAPYTQQPGYPAAQYPPQHDPSAPPPPYYAAQQQHTAYPQQQPQQPYGQQASSNVTVVQHQPQPVVYQPRINNSAGQGAMMFALVLTFFALFSGCFWALVCTIPALLLANSATSSARRGQLESAQSNEKISIGCSIAAIVFGVVGTLAIVGGVMAWYFTLFFRF; encoded by the exons ATGGCCTATCCTATGCAGTCCGACTACCCACCCCCAGCCCCCTACCCGTCCAGCTCTGGCTATCCAGAACAACAAC CTTCTGCTCCATATCCCACAGATGCTGCTAAAAATCCAGAGGCCCAGGGATACCCACCTGCCCCTTACACACAGCAGCCTGGTTATCCTGCAGCCCAGTACCCACCTCAACACGACCCTTCAG ctccaccCCCTCCCTACTATGCAGCACAGCAACAACACACG gcgtaCCCTCAACAACAACCACAACAGCCCTACGGTCAGCAAGCCTCTAGTAACGTGACGGTGGTACAACATCAACCACAGCCAGTGGTCTATCAGCCTCGTATTAATAATAGTGCTGGACAAGGTGCCATGATGTTTGCACTAGTGCTAACATTTTTTGCTTTGTTCTCTGGATGTTTCTGGGCTCTTGTGTGCACCATTCCAGCCTTACTGCTTGCCAACTCT GCCACAAGCTCTGCTCGTCGTGGGCAACTAGAGAGTGCTCAAAGTAACGAGAAAATCTCCATTGGCTGTTCTATTGCTGCCATTGTGTTTGGAGTGGTTGGAACACTGGCCATAGTCGGAGGAGTGATGGCTTGGTACTTCACGTTATTTTTCAGATTTTGA
- the LOC135338517 gene encoding cell death-inducing p53-target protein 1 homolog isoform X1: MAYPMQSDYPPPAPYPSSSGYPEQQPSGPYPTDAAKQQPSAPYPTDAAKNPEAQGYPPAPYTQQPGYPAAQYPPQHDPSAPPPPYYAAQQQHTAYPQQQPQQPYGQQASSNVTVVQHQPQPVVYQPRINNSAGQGAMMFALVLTFFALFSGCFWALVCTIPALLLANSATSSARRGQLESAQSNEKISIGCSIAAIVFGVVGTLAIVGGVMAWYFTLFFRF; encoded by the exons ATGGCCTATCCTATGCAGTCCGACTACCCACCCCCAGCCCCCTACCCGTCCAGCTCTGGCTATCCAGAACAACAACCTTCTGGTCCATATCCCACAGATGCTGCTAAACAACAACCTTCTGCTCCATATCCCACAGATGCTGCTAAAAATCCAGAGGCCCAGGGATACCCACCTGCCCCTTACACACAGCAGCCTGGTTATCCTGCAGCCCAGTACCCACCTCAACACGACCCTTCAG ctccaccCCCTCCCTACTATGCAGCACAGCAACAACACACG gcgtaCCCTCAACAACAACCACAACAGCCCTACGGTCAGCAAGCCTCTAGTAACGTGACGGTGGTACAACATCAACCACAGCCAGTGGTCTATCAGCCTCGTATTAATAATAGTGCTGGACAAGGTGCCATGATGTTTGCACTAGTGCTAACATTTTTTGCTTTGTTCTCTGGATGTTTCTGGGCTCTTGTGTGCACCATTCCAGCCTTACTGCTTGCCAACTCT GCCACAAGCTCTGCTCGTCGTGGGCAACTAGAGAGTGCTCAAAGTAACGAGAAAATCTCCATTGGCTGTTCTATTGCTGCCATTGTGTTTGGAGTGGTTGGAACACTGGCCATAGTCGGAGGAGTGATGGCTTGGTACTTCACGTTATTTTTCAGATTTTGA